The nucleotide sequence TATACCCATTGCCTCAAGCGATTCACTTCCACTATAGCCATCCTTTACAAGTGTTAAGAGACCTTCGTTTATGTTATCAGTTGACTGTCCAAAATCTTTACTCCACTGTAAAGATGAATTTGACATTTGCGACATAACAGATTTTACATCTTCGCCCTTAGCGGCTATTTCCTTTTGTATGTCTGCCATTTGATGTTCGAAATCTGATGCAGCTTTAGTTGCTAGTCCTACTCCTGCTACAAATGGTAATGTAAAGTGTGTGCTCATAGTAGATCCGACACTAACAAATCCTTCGCCAACCGTTTTTAGAGTTTTAGATGCAGTTCCAAGTTGCTTACCTGTTGCAAGCCAAACTGAATTTTGTTCTGCAATATGTTTATTTGTTGTAGCTAGTTCTGCTTGCATGGTTTTTAATTTTGCTTCTTGATTACTAAGTTGTATAGTATAGCCATCTACGGATTTAGAAGCACTTCGTACTTTCTGTTCCGTCTGAGTATATTCTTTGTTTAATTCATCATAATCTTTTTTTAGCTTCTGAGTAGCTTCGGCATTTGCACCAAGCTCTTGCTTACTTTCTTCCCAAGCTGTTTTTGCAGATTCAACTTTTTCTTTTAATTCAAGCATTTTTTCAGAGTTCTCTTGAAGAGACTTCTTAGTTTTATCGAGTTGCTCCTGATAGCTTTTAACTATTTTATTTTGTGTCTCAATTTTCTCTCCAAGAGCCGATGCATTACTTTTTAAAGCATCTACATTTTTTCCCCAATCCTTGAGCCCTGCAATACTTTCCTTAAAACCACTATCTATAATAGTTAGATTTCTTTTTAAGTTTTGCACTCCTTGAGTAAAGCTAGCATCTTCCATGCTTAAACGTATCGCTAAGTCTGCTATATCTTCTTGTGCCATGAATTAACCTCCTTTCTTCAAAAATAAAAAACGCTAAAATATTTCATTAGCGTATACAACTTTTTCTTCTTCGCTTTTAAGTCCATTAAATTCTCTATAATCTTCCCAAAGCAAAAAGAATTTTCTTGCTGTCATTTTCCAAAATTTTTCCTCCGGAATATTTAATTTTGTAGTTGCAATTATTAACAATCGTGTCCAAGGAAACCTACTATCTCCTACTTGTTTTCCTTGGTTCCCTCGTTTTTTTGTTCAGGTAGTGATCCCCATAACGCTTTAGCTAAATTTGATGTAACTGGAGTAAAGTCCGATGATGGAATTAGTGCTCCAACTTCTTTTTCTGTAATTTCCTCGTTTGCTTTTCTCATGGCAATCCATAAACAATGTCTCGCACCTTTTATTGATCTTATTGCTTCTAGTGCTTTTGTAGCGTCTCCATATTCTTCTTCTAAATCACATAAATCATTTAAATCAAAATACAGATTTACTTCTTTTCCGCCTATATTTGTTTTTACTCCTTCTTGCCTTAAATCTTTTATTTCACTCATTTTAAAACTTCCTTTCAAATTTTTATGTAAAAAAGAGGGTATTAACCCCTCTTTTAAGATGCTGCTGTGGCCGTTGTAAATCTAATTAGTTGTGTATCTAGTGTTTGCCCATAGAGATCTGTTACATCTTGTACAACAAGTACATAGTTTTTATTTGCCACTAAGTTTGTTGACGGTGTAATGGTTATTATTTTGCCTGAAGAATCTGAACTTGTAGTTGTGTTAACTGTTGCACCATCAGACACGTTGTAAAGCAATATAGATGTAGCATTCATTATTGGGTTATTGAATGTAAGCGATGGTTTAGTATCTAAAGATATACCCGTTGCTCCATCTTTTGGTGAACTTGCAGACAATGATAACGAACCATAAGTAACCAACGAAGGTATTGAAACACTATTAAACCATGTGTCGTCTATATTTTCCGGACAGTTTGGATCACATGTATCAACATGCCACTCCCACGGATGTTTTTCTAATTTTCCATCTTTAAATGACCACTCGGTCGGCTGTGCTGAACCGGATATTTTGGGAACTTGGCTAAAGTCCGGTTTACCTTCTGTAGTTTTGTAATCATCGTCAGGTGGTTGAAATTGTGTTTTATAGATTACACCATATCTATAATAGATAGTATCATCCACTTTAATAGGTGCTTTGTACAATAATGTTATCCAAGGTGCTTTATCATTTAAAGCTCCTATTGCTCCCCCACCACCAGCTAAACTTTGTCCCAACATAAATGCCCTCTGTGAGCTGGTCATTTGGAATAGGTTAATAGATACATCGCAGCTATCAAATTGTGTATCCTGGTCAACTTTTCTATTTTCTGCATAAGCTGACGCACTGTTTACCTTTGGTTTTAAGCTTAATTCTTGTACATATTTGTAGTATTGCGGTTTAGTAAATGTCATTCCTGCAGCTGAATCTGTTAATTGTTGCGATACATATAGTTTTTCTATACCCATATTAGGCATATTAAATCAACTCCTTCTTAATTTTTTGTAAAATAAAAGAGCCCTCATTGAGAACTCTCTGCGTATTCAAAATCAAATATTTTATGTTTTATTTGGGTTTCTGGCTCATAATACTCTTTTTCGTCTGTACGATAATAGCCTGCTGCTATCATCAACGTTCTTACTTGATCTGCTAAATCTTCGTAAGTATCCTTTGTCCAAATGTCCACTTGTAGATGATAAATTGTAGCTATCTCTCTATTTTCAGCATAAGCACCACCTCTTACGTTATAGTAGCTATACGTTATATATGTTGTTTCTTTACCGCTATAGCTTAAATGACTTACTGGTACTCCTGTTGTTTTCAATATCTGAGATAACGCTGTCATTGTTTTATACCTTCCCTTAAAACTTCAATTATAGTTCTTTTTACTTCTTCTTTATTGTTTTGATAAGCAGTTCTCATGAATGGATGCGGTGGCGCTGGTGCTGGTCCTGCGTGTCCAAATTCAACCAAATGTGCGTTAGGTCTAGATGTAAAAACTTTTATATATCTTCCACCACGTAGCCTATCCTTCTTAGGATTGCCAATCGTAATGCTTTCCAAAAGCTTTTTAGTTACAATGCTATCTTTTTCAAATTGTTTTGAGCCTAAATGATGTAATGAAGGCGTCTCAAGGTTTTGCTTTGCAGCTTCTAGAATAGGTTGTGCACCCGCTCGTAAAGCTCCATTTTCCATACTGCTAACCTTTAATCCCATTTGTTCAGCTTTATCAATTAATGCTCCTATATCTGTTACTGATGCTTCTACACCCATTTAATCACCTTCTTGTACAATTTCTATTGCCGTAACCTCCATAAATTCTCCCTGATATTTTATATCATCTACAAAACTTATATTAAAACTTCTGTCGCCAAACTTAATTCGCATATCGTTACTTATATCATTTGTGTATCTGATTGTGAAAATTGCAGTCCTTTTGGATTGCTCTTCACCCGCAGCATAAAATTCCTGACCATGAAGATTTTTAGCAGCAGCCCATACTGTTTTATAGTCCTGCAATTTTTTTATCTCATTATCATATTTATCAGTTGTTACAACCATTTTTTGAAATGTTATTCTCTTATTAAGTTGAGCTGTTTTGGCTTGATTGCTGTAATGCATATAAATAGTCCCCTTTCAGCTGTAAAATAAGTGTTGTAACCCCAAAAGGCACCTTTTTTAGGTCTGTTTCATCTGTTGCTGACCTTGTTTTATAATAATGATCTGTTAACAATATTAAAGCTGTATCAAAACGTGGGTTACTGTCATAAAAGCCAGTAACCCCATTTCCTATTGAACCTTTTATATAATCAGAAGCTGTCTGCATAAATAATGTTAACAGTGTATCATCATCGGATGTGTCAATCCTTAAAGATAATTTAAGTTGGTCTAATGTAACCATCTAATTCAACTCCTTAGCTTGATGCAGAAGCTTGAGTTGTAAGCGAAATCTCTGTACTTAAAGTGCTTTCTCCTGCACCATTTACAGCCGAAACTTGATATTTATAAGTAGTTGAACCAGTTAAACCTGTATCTTTATAGCTATTTGTTGTACTTTGACCTATTTTAGTGCCATTTTTATAGATATTGTACTGAGTTGCCCCTGCAACTGCATCCCATGTTAAACTAGATTGGGTAATTGTAGTTGTTCCAGTTAAATTTGTTGGAGCAGTTGGTTTTTGGGGCTGATTAGGGTGTAACTACTGCTAATCTAAATGCAGATTTTAATTTGATTTTATGGTCTATCCATGCAGTTAAGACAAAGCTTTCTATACCAGTTTTAACATTTTTGTCTTGGTCATAAAGCATTTTTAAATCATAGTTATAGTGAGAATATCTTAAATCTCCTACAACCGGAATTGTAGCAAGATCACAGAATATTACTGGTGCGCCTAATATTTGTTCTGGTGGTGCTAGAAATAATGATGTATTATTGTTAGCAAGTTCCTTAAGCATATTAAAATAGTCCGACTTTTTCATTACTACCTTAGCATTTTCTGAATACCCATCCTCTAAATCTGCTAATGCTGCAATTATAGCGTTAAATAAAGTATTTCCGCT is from Clostridium acetobutylicum ATCC 824 and encodes:
- a CDS encoding major tail protein; translation: MPNMGIEKLYVSQQLTDSAAGMTFTKPQYYKYVQELSLKPKVNSASAYAENRKVDQDTQFDSCDVSINLFQMTSSQRAFMLGQSLAGGGGAIGALNDKAPWITLLYKAPIKVDDTIYYRYGVIYKTQFQPPDDDYKTTEGKPDFSQVPKISGSAQPTEWSFKDGKLEKHPWEWHVDTCDPNCPENIDDTWFNSVSIPSLVTYGSLSLSASSPKDGATGISLDTKPSLTFNNPIMNATSILLYNVSDGATVNTTTSSDSSGKIITITPSTNLVANKNYVLVVQDVTDLYGQTLDTQLIRFTTATAAS
- a CDS encoding HK97-gp10 family putative phage morphogenesis protein; the protein is MGVEASVTDIGALIDKAEQMGLKVSSMENGALRAGAQPILEAAKQNLETPSLHHLGSKQFEKDSIVTKKLLESITIGNPKKDRLRGGRYIKVFTSRPNAHLVEFGHAGPAPAPPHPFMRTAYQNNKEEVKRTIIEVLREGIKQ
- a CDS encoding phage head closure protein, which encodes MHYSNQAKTAQLNKRITFQKMVVTTDKYDNEIKKLQDYKTVWAAAKNLHGQEFYAAGEEQSKRTAIFTIRYTNDISNDMRIKFGDRSFNISFVDDIKYQGEFMEVTAIEIVQEGD
- a CDS encoding head-tail connector protein; the encoded protein is MVTLDQLKLSLRIDTSDDDTLLTLFMQTASDYIKGSIGNGVTGFYDSNPRFDTALILLTDHYYKTRSATDETDLKKVPFGVTTLILQLKGDYLYALQQSSQNSST